The genomic window CATCGCCTCGGCCTCGTCCTGGATCGACCACTCGCTGGCGTGGACCGAGCAGGTGTTCGCCCCCGTATCGACCCGGGCGGTGAACGAGAGCTGTTCGTCGACCTGCTCGACGACCTCCGTGGCGCCCAGGACGCGGACCGGCCGATCGCCTAGCAAGTTCGGCATCTGCCGCACCGCGTAAACCGCGACGGCCAGCGTGAGGACGACGCCCCAAATCGCCCAGCGGAGGGGAGAGCGACGGGAAGCGGCAGGGGAATCGTCAGTCGGCAGCGGGCGGGCAAGAATCGCCATGCGTCAGAATCTCGGGGTGGGACGGACCATCGCCGCGCCGCCACGAGGGTAACCCGGGGCGGGCAGCCGCCGCCGGGACATTGTAGCCGAAGAAACCGGTCCTTTTCCCCCTGTATTCGCCCCGCTGCGGGCGACCGCCCGATGCGCAACGCAGTAAGATCGTTGCAAGGCATTTCCTGGCAATCGGTTACGGCGATTCCTGGCGATTGGCGAGCAACCCCCGCACGGACCTGGGCGCCCTTCCCGGAGCGGTTTTCGGGGGATTTCGCCGGCGAATTAGCTGCGCTGTTGGCCTTTGGACTTTCGCAGCTTGCGCGGGTCGAGTCGGGGGCTCTTCGCGACGTCGACCACGAAGTTCCCTTCCAGAAAGTTGCGACCCAGCAGCAGCGGGTACTCCATGTGCGAGCGGTCTTTGAGCGACACGAGGACCTTCTTCTCGACCCCGCGGTACGACAGGGTGATGTTCACCTTGTACCGTTGCTCCTCCTGAACCGAGGTCTTAATCGTCGATAACTCGACGATTTTGCGCTCGAGCCACTCAATTTGCCCCTCGTGGTTCTTGATGCAGAACCGAATGACCTTGCCGACGTTCTCGGCCATGGTCTCCGAGGGGTCTTCGATCGACCACTCCTCGACATGGAGCGAAGTGGTTGTGGCGCCCGTGTCGACCCGGGCCGGGAAGGTGAGCCCCCCGTCGACGACCTTGATCGCCGCGGTGGCGCCGATGATCTGCTTTTCGGCGGGCTCGAGGGCTGCTGAGACGTCGGGGGCTTCGGCCGGAGGGGCCGCGGGTTCAGCCGCGACGAGCCGACCGGGCAGAGTCAAGACGACCCATGTCGTCCAAGCAAACGTTCGCATCCTGCGGTCATTCCAGCTTGATGCCAGAGAACGAATCATCCTGATCGTTCCTT from Pirellulales bacterium includes these protein-coding regions:
- a CDS encoding RimK/LysX family protein, with the protein product MRTFAWTTWVVLTLPGRLVAAEPAAPPAEAPDVSAALEPAEKQIIGATAAIKVVDGGLTFPARVDTGATTTSLHVEEWSIEDPSETMAENVGKVIRFCIKNHEGQIEWLERKIVELSTIKTSVQEEQRYKVNITLSYRGVEKKVLVSLKDRSHMEYPLLLGRNFLEGNFVVDVAKSPRLDPRKLRKSKGQQRS
- a CDS encoding RimK/LysX family protein codes for the protein MAILARPLPTDDSPAASRRSPLRWAIWGVVLTLAVAVYAVRQMPNLLGDRPVRVLGATEVVEQVDEQLSFTARVDTGANTCSVHASEWSIQDEAEAMVDNVGKIIRFCIDNGEGGIRWVERQIVELATVKTSVGEEPRYKVYMTLRCQGVEKRVLVSLNDRSQMQYPLLIGRNFLAGDFLVDVGW